A single Notoacmeibacter ruber DNA region contains:
- a CDS encoding response regulator, with amino-acid sequence MARILIVEDDDAVRQFTARALARDGHEILMAEDGDLGLELIEDEQGRFDLVLSDIRMPAMDGIAMSLAIARQFPHIPILLMTGYAEQREQASEVQSIVIDVLPKPFELADLRNFVGQALSERKAA; translated from the coding sequence ATGGCTCGCATTCTAATCGTTGAAGATGATGATGCCGTTCGCCAGTTTACCGCGAGGGCGTTGGCCCGCGACGGCCATGAAATCCTGATGGCTGAAGATGGTGATCTCGGGCTCGAACTTATCGAAGACGAGCAGGGCCGATTCGATCTCGTGCTCTCCGATATTCGGATGCCTGCCATGGATGGTATCGCGATGTCGCTCGCCATTGCCCGGCAGTTTCCTCATATTCCGATTCTACTGATGACCGGCTACGCCGAACAGCGCGAGCAGGCCAGTGAAGTGCAAAGCATCGTCATCGATGTGCTGCCGAAGCCATTCGAACTTGCCGATCTGCGAAACTTCGTCGGTCAGGCCCTATCGGAGCGTAAGGCCGCCTGA